In a single window of the Nicotiana tomentosiformis chromosome 10, ASM39032v3, whole genome shotgun sequence genome:
- the LOC104092715 gene encoding U-box domain-containing protein 10-like, with protein MAGGEATAGAGDHPINTPFRLVHEVSQISIAGFCGKFKKDCTDLARRVALLAHLLEEIKDLNTHLGSFNSCFSDLSLALLAAKNLLLAANEFDTKIPSDSAAKKILFQFQCVTWKLEKALGSLPYDHFDISEEVREQVELVRTQLRRATERYSGPVNSNLLCRSLSQPLAKEIDPIHSGNNGIGSLHIENIGNIDHDVRSKVRRVPQGSVPNGSACSQIIQEPDRIGNSSKRSEVGVPEISGSTREDDSPFKSHTESTKLDCPVIPIEFLCPISLELMRDPVIVAATGQTYERSYIQQWIDGGHTTCPKTQQQLHNLTLAPNYALRNLISDWCAKNNIEQPTAIANGKIKKGDGSFRYVSREVAAVEVIVRKLSSRSIEDCRAAVAEIRSLSKRSTENRILIAEAGAIPVLVKLLTSEDRQIQENAVTAILNLSIFDENKGIIMLAGAIPSIVQVLRAGSMEARENAAATIFSLSLGDENKILIGGSGAIPALIDLLLTGDIRGKKDAASALFNLCIYQGNKGRAVRAGIIPALLKMLTDSSSCMVDEALTILSVLANHQEAKAVITRASTIPVLIDLLRTGLPRNKENVAAILLSLCKRDSENLACLCRLGAVIPLSELAKSGTERAKRKATSLLEYLRKSQQL; from the exons ATGGCCGGCGGAGAAGCCACCGCCGGTGCCGGAGACCACCCTATTAACACTCCATTCCGGCTAGTCCATGAGGTGTCGCAGATCTCAATTGCTGGATTTTGTGGCAAATTCAAGAAAGATTGTACAGATTTAGCTAGAAGAGTTGCACTTTTGGCTCATTTACTTGAGGAGATTAAAGACTTAAATACCCATTTGGGTTCTTTTAATTCTTGTTTTTCTGATCTCTCATTGGctcttttggctgcaaagaaccTACTTTTAGCTGCTAATGAATTTGACACCAAGATCCCTTCT GATTCAGCAGCGAAGAAAATACTTTTCCAGTTTCAATGTGTTACATGGAAATTGGAGAAAGCCCTTGGTAGCTTGCCATATGATCATTTTGACATATCAGAAGAAGTGCGAGAGCAG GTTGAATTGGTCAGAACACAGTTGAGACGAGCCACAGAAAGATATAGTGGCCCTGTAAATTCAAATTTATTATGTCGATCATTGTCCCAACCACTGGCCAAGGAGATTGATCCAATTCATTCAGGAAATAATGGAATTGGAAGTTTACATATAGAGAATATTGGCAATATTGATCATGACGTTAGGTCAAAAGTTAGACGTGTCCCTCAAGGTAGTGTTCCAAATGGAAGTGCTTGCAGTCAGATAATTCAGGAGCCAGATAGAATAGGAAATTCATCCAAGAGGTCCGAGGTTGGTGTTCCGGAGATTTCTGGTTCGACCAGAGAAGACGACTCTCCATTTAAGAGTCACACGGAGAGTACAAAGCTCGACTGTCCTGTAATTCCTATAGAGTTTCTTTGCCCAATATCCCTTGAGCTCATGAGGGATCCTGTTATTGTGGCTGCCACAGGACAG ACTTATGAGAGATCGTACATACAACAATGGATAGATGGTGGGCACACAACATGCCCAAAAACTCAGCAACAACTCCACAATCTCACGCTCGCCCCAAATTACGCACTGCGAAATCTAATTAGTGATTGGTGTGCAAAGAACAATATAGAGCAGCCAACCGCCATTGCAAATGGGAAAATAAAGAAAGGTGATGGATCATTTCGCTATGTTAGTCGAGAAGTAGCGGCTGTTGAGGTAATTGTACGCAAGCTTTCAAGCAGGTCCATCGAAGATTGCAGGGCTGCAGTAGCCGAGATCCGTTCACTTTCTAAAAGAAGCACGGAGAACAGAATTTTGATTGCTGAAGCGGGAGCAATTCCAGTCTTAGTTAAATTATTGACGTCTGAAGACAGGCAGATACAAGAAAATGCTGTCACTGCTATTCTTAACCTTTCTATATTTGACGAGAACAAAGGTATTATAATGCTTGCCGGTGCTATTCCTTCTATCGTTCAAGTTCTCAGAGCGGGGAGCATGGAAGCAAGAGAAAATGCAGCAGCAACCATTTTTAGTTTGTCACTCGGAGATGAGAATAAAATATTAATAGGTGGATCGGGGGCCATACCAGCACTCATTGATTTGCTTCTGACAGGAGATATAAGAGGGAAGAAAGATGCTGCATCAGCATTGTTTAATTTATGCATATATCAAGGAAACAAGGGTCGGGCTGTTCGGGCAGGGATTATACCAGCACTGCTAAAAATGCTGACGGATTCAAGCAGTTGCATGGTTGATGAAGCTTTGACCATTCTTTCGGTCCTAGCCAACCACCAGGAAGCTAAGGCGGTCATAACAAGAGCTAGCACAATCCCGGTATTGATAGATCTTCTGAGGACAGGTTTACCTCGTAATAAAGAGAACGTGGCTGCTATCTTACTCTCGTTGTGCAAGAGAGATTCTGAGAATCTTGCTTGCCTTTGTAGGCTTGGTGCAGTTATACCTCTTTCGGAGCTTGCTAAGAGTGGCACCGAGAGAGCCAAGAGGAAGGCTACTTCATTGTTGGAGTACCTAAGAAAGTCTCAGCAGCTCTAA
- the LOC104092716 gene encoding transcription factor MYB3-like, whose amino-acid sequence MRKTCCDNKEEMHRGAWSKQEDQKLIDYITQHGEGCWRNLPKAAGLLRCGKSCRLRWMNYLSPNIKRGNFSEDEDDLIIKLHALLGNRWSLIAGRLPGRTDNEVKNYWNSHLRRKLIKMGIDPNNHLISHYLHRKSLEFWPENSKTDGSLLSDAGSSCANDQQPIGSLPDLNSLPSIHP is encoded by the exons ATGAGAAAAACTTGCTGTGATAACAAAGAGGAAATGCACAGAGGAGCTTGGTCTAAACAAGAAGACCAGAAACTCATTGATTATATCACTCAACATGGCGAAGGTTGCTGGCGTAACTTACCTAAAGCTGCTG GTCTGCTTAGATGTGGTAAAAGTTGCAGACTAAGGTGGATGAATTATCTTAGCCCAAACATTAAAAGAGGAAACTTTTCTGAGGATGAAGACGATCTCATTATCAAGCTTCATGCCCTCCTTGGCAACAG GTGGTCACTAATAGCTGGAAGATTACCAGGGAGAACTGATAATGAAGTGAAGAATTATTGGAATTCCCATTTGAGAAGAAAACTTATAAAAATGGGAATTGATCCAAATAATCATCTTATATCTCATTATCTTCATAGGAAAAGCCTTGAGTTTTGGCCAGAAAATAGCAAAACTGATGGATCACTACTCTCTGATGCTGGAAGTTCTTGTGCAAATGATCAACAACCAATTGGTTCATTGCCTGATCTTAATTCACTTCCTTCAATACATCCATAG